In one window of Spiroplasma corruscae DNA:
- a CDS encoding ABC transporter permease: MIAIFRLEFFKFIKNPWTIFFGIFFPIMWILIDGFVWGKYSIGESNIKVINFVFPGLIILVATTFTISTISITLCRDRLEKRLKQISITNISIFKYMIGLGLWNYIVFICDFLLMFIIAYFGFGLSLSFINFLFLIIVPLVIFIINFFIAICLANISKTSSTNTFITIFVFYIMIFLSGASIPTYLFPDWYKWIQIFIPTGSGVLLLTYLSNGISTNEIWYTYIITLIYLLVFLFLSIKLFKWQ; this comes from the coding sequence ATGATAGCAATATTTAGGTTAGAATTTTTCAAATTTATAAAAAACCCTTGAACTATATTCTTCGGAATTTTTTTTCCTATAATGTGAATACTTATAGATGGTTTTGTTTGAGGTAAATATTCAATAGGAGAATCAAACATAAAAGTCATAAATTTTGTTTTTCCAGGATTAATTATTTTAGTTGCAACAACATTTACAATCTCAACAATATCAATAACTCTTTGTAGAGATAGATTAGAAAAAAGACTTAAACAAATATCAATAACTAATATAAGTATTTTCAAATACATGATAGGTTTAGGATTATGAAACTACATAGTATTTATATGTGATTTTTTATTAATGTTTATAATAGCATATTTTGGTTTTGGTTTGAGTTTGAGTTTTATAAATTTTCTATTTTTAATAATTGTACCTCTTGTAATCTTTATAATAAATTTTTTTATAGCTATTTGTTTAGCTAATATAAGTAAGACATCAAGCACAAATACATTTATAACTATTTTTGTATTTTATATAATGATATTTTTATCAGGTGCATCAATTCCAACCTATCTATTTCCTGATTGATATAAATGAATACAAATTTTTATACCAACAGGTAGTGGAGTTCTTTTACTTACTTATTTATCAAATGGAATAAGTACAAATGAAATTTGATACACTTACATTATCACCTTAATATATTTATTAGTATTTTTATTTCTATCAATTAAATTATTTAAATGACAATAA
- a CDS encoding ATP-binding cassette domain-containing protein — MIKVSDMSKKYGKKTILKSIDLKIKEGERIAIMGLNGSGKTTLGELILKVIKPSSGTIKYKNEKIKRNATFQDGSFDSELNLYQLIKFYSYAFGVKKDLYHLLKDFELDKVAKYKFSKLSGGQKQKFKFLITLINEPSLLLLDELTTSLDYIWRNKIVELVQKYINEKKCTLILVSHDIEEVSSLCDRVLFLKDGVIEKDIDILNNKNKLIDLIKEEIINNDSNI, encoded by the coding sequence TTGATAAAAGTATCAGATATGTCCAAAAAGTATGGTAAAAAAACTATTTTAAAATCTATAGATCTTAAAATAAAAGAAGGGGAACGTATTGCAATAATGGGTCTTAACGGAAGTGGTAAAACAACTCTTGGGGAATTAATATTAAAAGTCATAAAACCTTCTTCTGGCACTATTAAATATAAAAACGAAAAAATAAAAAGAAATGCAACTTTTCAAGATGGTTCCTTTGACAGTGAATTAAATTTATATCAATTAATTAAATTTTATTCTTATGCTTTTGGAGTAAAAAAAGATTTATATCATTTATTAAAGGATTTTGAACTAGATAAAGTAGCCAAGTATAAGTTTTCTAAACTATCAGGAGGGCAAAAACAAAAGTTTAAATTTTTAATAACATTAATTAATGAGCCATCATTATTATTGTTGGATGAATTAACGACGTCTCTTGATTATATTTGAAGAAATAAAATTGTAGAGTTAGTTCAAAAATATATAAATGAAAAAAAGTGTACATTAATTTTAGTCTCTCATGATATTGAAGAAGTAAGTTCTTTATGTGATAGAGTTTTATTTTTAAAAGATGGAGTTATTGAAAAAGATATTGATATTTTAAATAATAAAAACAAATTAATAGATTTAATTAAAGAGGAGATAATTAATAATGATAGCAATATTTAG